In Malus sylvestris chromosome 16, drMalSylv7.2, whole genome shotgun sequence, the following are encoded in one genomic region:
- the LOC126606552 gene encoding protein DETOXIFICATION 55-like, giving the protein MVEAAEPSHKCPTMPEVVEELHRMSNIGFPIAAMSLVGYLKNMVLVVCMGRLGSLELAGGALGIGFTNITGYSVLSGLAMGMEPLCSQAFGSQNFSIAFHTLQRTILLLLLTSLPIGLLWANLEPLMLLLHQNQDITKIASLYCQFAIPDLLANSLLHPIRIFLRSQSTTWPLMWSTLLATILHIPLTIFLTFNLSLGIKGIAISTSLTNFITLFFLLGYVVYAHVTKKSIYCLVTDQCEPTTKYETTQLLSQPLLPKKIIPLSLRKTLGADEWRILIRLAFQSCLGVCLEWWWYEFMTILTGYLQKPHIALAASAIVIQTTSLMYTLPAALSASVSTRVGNELGAGQPKKAHLAAVVAVGMALVSSLLGLSLTTLGRGVWGRIFTNDSEVLELTMSVLPIIGLCEIANCPQTTSCGILRGSARPGIGAWINFYSFYMVGTPVAIVLTFVWRLGFKGLCYGLLAAQITCVVSILTVVHKTDWERECLKTKELVGKNNDRMAAFAHADETVKCEEGVAN; this is encoded by the exons ATGGTTGAAGCAGCAGAGCCATCCCACAAGTGCCCGACAATGCCAGAG GTGGTGGAAGAACTTCACAGAATGTCAAATATTGGCTTCCCAATTGCGGCCATGAGTTTAGTGGGTTACCTCAAAAACATGGTCCTAGTTGTATGCATGGGAAGGCTTGGAAGTCTTGAGCTAGCAGGTGGAGCTTTAGGCATTGGCTTCACCAACATCACTGGCTACTCAGTCCTCTCTGGCTTGGCCATGGGTATGGAGCCTCTATGCAGCCAAGCTTTTGGTTCACAGAACTTCTCCATAGCTTTCCACACTTTACAAAGAACCATTCTCTTATTGCTTCTCACTTCTCTTCCTATTGGTTTGCTTTGGGCCAATCTTGAACCTCTCATGCTCCTCCTCCATCAAAACCAAGATATAACAAAGATTGCTAGCTTGTATTGCCAATTTGCCATCCCGGATCTTCTTGCCAATAGCCTTCTTCATCCCATACGTATTTTTTTACGTAGTCAAAGCACAACATGGCCATTGATGTGGTCCACTTTACTAgcaaccattctacacattcctCTCACAATCTTCTTAACCTTCAATCTTTCCCTTGGGATCAAAGGAATAGCAATTTCCACTTCTCTTACCAATTTTATCactctattttttcttttgggctATGTGGTCTACGCCCATGTCACAAAAAAATCTATTTATTGTTTGGTAACGGACCAGTGTGAACCCACTACTAAGTATGAAACAACACAATTATTGTCCCAGCCATtattacccaaaaaaataatacCACTTTCGTTGAGGAAAACACTAGGAGCTGACGAATGGAGGATCCTAATTCGACTTGCTTTCCAAAGTTGCTTAGGAGTTTGCTTAGAATGGTGGTGGTACGAGTTCATGACAATTCTAACTGGTTACCTTCAAAAACCTCACATTGCCCTGGCAGCATCAGCCATAGTGATACAAACCACATCTCTCATGTACACATTACCAGCGGCACTAAGTGCATCAGTGTCTACACGAGTAGGCAACGAGCTAGGGGCAGGCCAACCCAAAAAGGCACATTTAGCGGCAGTGGTGGCCGTGGGGATGGCACTAGTGAGCTCATTGTTGGGCTTGTCATTGACCACTCTAGGGAGAGGAGTATGGGGGAGAATCTTCACAAATGATAGTGAGGTTTTGGAGCTAACAATGAGTGTGCTACCAATTATTGGACTATGTGAGATTGCTAATTGTCCACAAACTACAAGTTGTgggattttgagaggaagtgcTAGGCCAGGCATTGGGGCATGGATTAACTTTTACTCATTTTACATGGTGGGTACGCCTGTGGCAATAGTCTTGACGTTTGTGTGGAGGTTAGGGTTTAAAGGGCTTTGTTATGGACTTCTAGCAGCTCAAATTACATGTGTGGTGTCCATATTAACAGTGGTTCATAAGACAGATTGGGAGAGAGAATGTCTCAAGACGAAAGAGCTTGTAGGAAAGAATAATGACAGAATGGCTGCATTTGCACATGCAGATGAAACAGTCAAATGTGAAGAGGGTGTTGCAAATTAG